TCTTCATTTGGAGGCAGCGGGGATCCGGACGGGTTCCGGAGACCGCGAAACTTGAACAAGCCAATCAAGGCAAAGAGGAGGAATTTCGCATGGCGATGACAGGTGTACTACGTCCCGGACTGATCCAGCTTCGGGTGATGGATTTGGAGGCGGCACTGACCCACTACGTGGATCGCATCGGGCTCAATGAAGTGGGGCGCGACGATGAGGGACGGGTGTTCCTCAAGGGTTGGGATGAGTTCGATCATCACAGCTTTGTCCTGCGTGAGGCCGATACCGCCGGGCTCGACTTCTTCGCTTTCAAGGTCGATACCGACGATTCCCTAGCCATATTCCGCAAGCGGATCGAAGCATGGGGCCTTGCCGTCGATGATGTGCCGGCAGGTGAGCATCCCGGCGTCGGGCCGCGTATCGGCTTTACCATTCCGTCCGGTCATCGTATCGAGCTGTATTCCCAGATCGAGATGGCCGAGAAGCATCCAGTGATCCGCAACCCCGATGTGTGGGACGTTGAGCCGCATGGCATGCGCGCCATCCGCTTCGATCACGGCCTTCTCTATGGACCCAATATCGATCAGGTGCTGAAGTTCTTCGAGGAAGTTCTCGATTTCTCCTGCGCCGAACGGGTGGATGACGGCGACGGGCCGCTGGCCATCTGGCTGACCGTGTCCAACAAGGCCCACGATATCGCCTTCGTGCGCTATCCCGAGGAAAACAAGTTCCACCATGTGGCCTTCCTGCTCGAAACCTGGAACGATGTCGGACATGCCGCTGATATCATGACCCGCTACGACATCTCCATCGATGTCGGGCCGACCCGCCACGGCATCACCCGCGGACAGACCATCTATTTCTTCGATCCGTCGGGCAATCGCAATGAAGTCTATGCCGGCGGTTACGCCTATTACCCCGACAACCCCACCCGCCACTGGGACCCGGAGCAATTGGGCAAGGGCATCTTTTACTACGAGCGCAAGCTCAATGATGCCTTCCTGTCCGTGGTGACTTGATGCCCGCCGTTGTTTCGACCCATCGCCTCACCTCCGAGGCCGCACTCATCGCCGTTCAGGCGGCGGTGAGCCACGGCCAGGAGATGGGGTTGCGGGTCAACGCAGCAGCCGTGGATGCGGGCGGGCATCTACTGGCTTTCCTGCGAGCGGACGGCGCCTTCCTGCCGTCCATCGCCATCGCCCAGGACAAGGCTTATACGGCCGCCGGTTTCGGCATGCCGAGCCGCACCTTGTATGACGCCATCGCGGGCGAACCGGGGGTACGTGACGGCATCGGAAAACAGCCTCGCGTGGCCTCCTTTCCCGGCGGCTTGCCGGTGCGGGTCGAGGGCCAGGTCGTTGGCGGCATCGGCGTGTCGGGAGCGTCGGCCGAGCAAGACGAACAATGCGCCGAGGCGGGCCTGGCAGCCATCGGTCTACCATCCAATCAGGAGTAAGAATCCATGAAGGACATCCTCAACTTTATCGACGGTGAATTCACCAAGGGCACCAGCGGGCGCACCTTCGACAACATCAACCCGATCAATGGGGAAAAGCTCGGTGTCGTCCACGAAGCCCTTGAACCGGAAGTGGATGCCGCGGTCCAGGCCGCGCGCCGGGCCCTGGACGGTCCCTGGGGAACGATGTCCGTGGCGGATCGCACCGCTTTGCTGCATCGCGTAGCCGATGGCATCAACGCCCGTTTCGATGAATTCCTCGATGCCGAGATCCTCGATACCGGCAAGCCGCTGAGTTTGGCCTCGCACATTGATATCCCGCGCGGTGCGGCCAACTTCAAGGTTTTTGCTGATGTGGTCAAGAATGTGCCGGCCGAGACCTTTCAACTGGACACCCCGGATGGACGCGGCGCCCTGAACTATGGGTTGCGTACGCCGAAGGGGGTGGTCGCGGTGATCAGTCCGTGGAACCTGCCCTTGCTGTTGATGACCTGGAAGGTCGGTCCGGCGCTGGCCTGCGGCAACACGGTGGTGGTGAAACCGTCGGAAGAGACCCCAAGGACCACGACCCTACTTGGCGAAGTGATGAAGGAAGTCGGCATGCCCGACGGGGTGTTCAACGTCGTGCACGGGTTCGGGCCGGAGTCGGCGGGCGCCTATCTGACCCAACATCCGGGCGTCGATGCCATTACCTTTACCGGCGAGACCCGGACCGGCGAGGCCATCATGAAGGCGGCCGCCGTCGGCCTGCGTCATGTGTCCATGGAATGCGGCGGCAAGAATGCCGGCGTGGTGTTCGCCGATTGTGACCTCGACAAGGCCATCGAGGGCACCATGCGCTCGGTCTTCGCCAACTGCGGTCAGGTCTGTCTGGGGACCGAACGAGTTTATGTGGAGCGGCCGATTTTCGACGAGTTCGTCAAGCGTCTGAAAAGCTCGGCGGAGAACCTGCGCCTGGGTCGGCCGGAAGACGGCGACACCAGCATGGGGCCGCTGATCTCGGAGGAGCACCGGGAGAAGGTGTTGTCCTACTACAAGCTGGCTGTCGAGGAAGGGGCCACGGTGGTCACCGGCGGCGGCGTTCCGAAGATGGACGGAAACCTGGCCTCCGGCTGGTGGGTCGAGCCGACCATCTGGACCGGCCTCCCCGAAACGGCCCGGGTGATCAAGGAGGAAGTCTTCGGTCCTTGTTGCCATGTTCAGCCCTTTGATAGCGAGGACGAGGCGATCCGGATGGCCAATCACACGGACTATGGCCTCGCCACCGCGATATGGACCGAGGACCTGTCTCGCGCCCATCGGGTGGCGGCGCAAATCGATGTGGGGATCGCCTGGGTGAATTCCTGGTTCCTGCGCGACCTGCGCACCGCTTTCGGCGGCACCAAGCATTCGGGGATCGGCCGCGAGGGCGGGGTTCATTCCCTGGAATTCTATACGGAACTGCGCAACGTCTGTGTCAAGCTATAAGGAAATCCGAGCATGGCTGAACAAAATCAAATTCAACAAGCGGCGGACCGCCTTTGGTCGGCTTGGGAAAGCGGCACGCCCACCGAGCCGGTGCGTGATCTGATCGGCGAGACCGACCTGGAGGCCGCCTATGCGGTGCAGGAAATCAACACGCGGAAATGGTTGGCACAGGGCCGCCGTCTGGTCGGCCGCAAGATTGGCCTGACGTCGAAAGTGGTTCAGACCCAACTTGGTGTCGATCAGCCGGATTACGGCATGCTGTTCGCCGACATGGACATTCCCGATGGCGAGGATATTCCGCTCGCCCGCTGTTTCCAGCCGAAAGTCGAGGCGGAAGTGGCCTTCGTCGTTGGCGACGACCTGAACAGCGACCAGTTGACCATGGCCGACATTCTATCCTCTCTCGACTACGCCCTGGCGGCTATCGAGGTGGTGGGGTCCCGCGTCGCCGATTGGAACATCCGCATCGCCGATACGGTGGCCGATAATGCCTCGTCTGGGCTCTATATCCTGGGGCAGCAGCCGGTGGCATTGGGCGATTTCGATCCGCGCCTGTGTGGCATGGCGATGTTCAAGGGCGGCGAACCGATGTCGGTTGGCGCCGGCGCTGCCTGCCTGGGTAGCCCGCTGAACGCCACCCTATGGCTGGCCAAGGTGATGGCCAAGGCCGGGCGGCCGCTGCTTGCCGGGGACGTGGTCCTGTCCGGCGCGCTGGGGCCGATGGTCGCCGCCAATCCCGGAGACGTGTTCGAGGCCCGCATCGAGGGGCTCGGCTCGGTTCGCGCCAGTTTCGCCAAGGAGTAAAAGAGATGAAAACCAAAGTCGCGATCATCGGTTCCGGCAATATCGGCACCGATTTAATGATCAAGATCATGCGCACCTCCGAAAATCTGGAGGCGGCAGCCATGGTCGGCATCGATCCGAGTTCCGACGGCCTGGCCCGCGCCCAGCGCATGGGCGTCGCCACCACCCACGAAGGCATCGACGGGTTGACCAAACTCGATTGCTACAAGGATATCCGCGTGGTGTTCGATGCCACGTCCGCCAAGGCGCATCATCTGCACGATCACGTACTGCAAGCCGACGGCAAGAAGGTGATCGATCTGACCCCGGCGGCCATTGGTCCGTACATCATTCCGGTGGTGAATTTGGATGACAACCTGGACGCGCCGAACGTCAACATGGTGACCTGCGGCGGTCAGGCGACGATCCCCATGGTCTGGGCGGTCAAGCGGGTTGCCGAGCGGCTGGTCTACGGCGAAATCGTCGCTTCGATCTCGTCCAAATCCGCCGGACCGGGAACGCGGGCCAATATCGATGAATTCACCGAGACCACATCAAAGGCCATCGAAGCTGTCGGTGGGGCGGAAGTGGGCAAGGCGATCATCGTCCTCAATCCGGCGGAGCCGCCGCTGATCATGCGCGACACCGTGTTCACCCTGTCTCAGGGCGCCGACAAGGAAGCCATCCGCGATTCCGTCGCCGAGGTGGCGGAAATGGTCCAGTCCTATGTCCCCGGCTACCGCCTCAAGCAAGAAGTGCAGTTCGAGAATATCGGCGACAACGCGCCGGTCAATATCCCCGGCATGGGGCCGATGACCGGCCTGAAGACCTC
The sequence above is drawn from the Magnetospira sp. QH-2 genome and encodes:
- a CDS encoding catechol 2,3-dioxygenase, whose amino-acid sequence is MAMTGVLRPGLIQLRVMDLEAALTHYVDRIGLNEVGRDDEGRVFLKGWDEFDHHSFVLREADTAGLDFFAFKVDTDDSLAIFRKRIEAWGLAVDDVPAGEHPGVGPRIGFTIPSGHRIELYSQIEMAEKHPVIRNPDVWDVEPHGMRAIRFDHGLLYGPNIDQVLKFFEEVLDFSCAERVDDGDGPLAIWLTVSNKAHDIAFVRYPEENKFHHVAFLLETWNDVGHAADIMTRYDISIDVGPTRHGITRGQTIYFFDPSGNRNEVYAGGYAYYPDNPTRHWDPEQLGKGIFYYERKLNDAFLSVVT
- a CDS encoding heme-binding protein, whose protein sequence is MPAVVSTHRLTSEAALIAVQAAVSHGQEMGLRVNAAAVDAGGHLLAFLRADGAFLPSIAIAQDKAYTAAGFGMPSRTLYDAIAGEPGVRDGIGKQPRVASFPGGLPVRVEGQVVGGIGVSGASAEQDEQCAEAGLAAIGLPSNQE
- a CDS encoding 2-hydroxymuconic semialdehyde dehydrogenase, with protein sequence MKDILNFIDGEFTKGTSGRTFDNINPINGEKLGVVHEALEPEVDAAVQAARRALDGPWGTMSVADRTALLHRVADGINARFDEFLDAEILDTGKPLSLASHIDIPRGAANFKVFADVVKNVPAETFQLDTPDGRGALNYGLRTPKGVVAVISPWNLPLLLMTWKVGPALACGNTVVVKPSEETPRTTTLLGEVMKEVGMPDGVFNVVHGFGPESAGAYLTQHPGVDAITFTGETRTGEAIMKAAAVGLRHVSMECGGKNAGVVFADCDLDKAIEGTMRSVFANCGQVCLGTERVYVERPIFDEFVKRLKSSAENLRLGRPEDGDTSMGPLISEEHREKVLSYYKLAVEEGATVVTGGGVPKMDGNLASGWWVEPTIWTGLPETARVIKEEVFGPCCHVQPFDSEDEAIRMANHTDYGLATAIWTEDLSRAHRVAAQIDVGIAWVNSWFLRDLRTAFGGTKHSGIGREGGVHSLEFYTELRNVCVKL
- a CDS encoding 2-keto-4-pentenoate hydratase, whose amino-acid sequence is MAEQNQIQQAADRLWSAWESGTPTEPVRDLIGETDLEAAYAVQEINTRKWLAQGRRLVGRKIGLTSKVVQTQLGVDQPDYGMLFADMDIPDGEDIPLARCFQPKVEAEVAFVVGDDLNSDQLTMADILSSLDYALAAIEVVGSRVADWNIRIADTVADNASSGLYILGQQPVALGDFDPRLCGMAMFKGGEPMSVGAGAACLGSPLNATLWLAKVMAKAGRPLLAGDVVLSGALGPMVAANPGDVFEARIEGLGSVRASFAKE
- a CDS encoding acetaldehyde dehydrogenase (acetylating); the encoded protein is MKTKVAIIGSGNIGTDLMIKIMRTSENLEAAAMVGIDPSSDGLARAQRMGVATTHEGIDGLTKLDCYKDIRVVFDATSAKAHHLHDHVLQADGKKVIDLTPAAIGPYIIPVVNLDDNLDAPNVNMVTCGGQATIPMVWAVKRVAERLVYGEIVASISSKSAGPGTRANIDEFTETTSKAIEAVGGAEVGKAIIVLNPAEPPLIMRDTVFTLSQGADKEAIRDSVAEVAEMVQSYVPGYRLKQEVQFENIGDNAPVNIPGMGPMTGLKTSVFLEVEGAAHYLPAYAGNLDIMTSAAKVTAERWVATKLTEKAA